The following is a genomic window from Bacillus sp. FJAT-52991.
CTTCTTTTGTTGATGCATTAAAAATAAGCTTTTTTCCATGTTTCTCTAGTGTATATGTACCATCCACCTGATTAAATGATTGCTTGACATATAAAGCTTTGTTAAGCTTTGCCATTGGTGCTACCGCCTGACCATTGACAATAAAGGCCTCTCCTTTCGCAAAAGGCAGCATCTTGTCATGAAGCCCAAGATAAATCCCTTTTTCTTGCGTTGCTCCCAAAACGGTTCCACCAAAAGCAAACATCATGACACAAAAAAAGACCGCTGAAGCCCATTTTCTCATTTCTTCCAACCCCTTTTCTCTATAAAAAACTAGTAATATATGATTCTCTTTCTGACATTATACACGAAATATTACGATTGTGTTACAAAAATAACAAAATAGTGACGAGATCTATTATTTTTTTTGTAAGGTGTCCTTTTTGCTCCTTTCTTTCTATATAGAGGGTGAAAGGAGGTGATCAACATGGCAGAAACAATGCTATCAAAATCCACTTTACGCCTAGTGTTTAACCATGGAGTTGATACAAAGGGACAACCTATTCTTAAGTCAAAAACATTCTCCAACATCGATGAAATGGCTACAGCTACTAATTTACAAACTGCGTCTCAAGCGATTGCTGCTTTAGTGGAAAAACCAATGGTCATGATCGTCCGCAACGATTTATCAGAAATTAACTAATAGGAGGCTATAAAAAATGGCTAAGACACTGCAACTACACTTCACTACTGACCTGGGCAAAACAGCATCTTTAACACTTGACTATCCGAAAGAACCGGTAGACCCTGCCCTAGTGAAACAATCGATGGAGGCGATCATTGCCGCCAATGTCTTTAACTCAACAAACGGAAAATTCGTAACGATTAAAGAAGCCAACTTAATCGACCGTACCGTCACAAACATCGTTATCGAGTAATCACTAACAGTCTATGCAGAAATTAAAAAAGTGGGAAAGTCAGCTAGTCTGGCTTTCCCACTATATGTGAGGAGGATCAAAATGGAGCAATTGCTGCCCTTTATTCAAGATGTCGGCTTTCCGATCGCGGTCACCTTCTATCTTTTGTATCGAATGGAAGCAAAGCTAGATGCGGTCATCCAATCGATTCAGACATTACCTGAGAAAATGCGGGAGTAATAAGGTAAAAAGAGCGTGCCAAACAGCACGCTCTTTTCACCTACAACCTCCAATCTTACATTTCTGTTAATTGTTTTATAATCACATGATTTGCATTCCATAAATGGTTAATATATCCTGATATATATAGACGTTCTATTTCATAGAGCGCTATGATCAAAAATATAGAATAGGAGTGTTATATAACATGGCTAAAAAAGATAAGAAAAACAAAATCGAAGAGGTATTAACAAAGAAAGACAAGAAAAAGGCGGATAAGAAGAAAGCCGAGAAAAAACTAGCGAAGAAAAAAGCAGCAAAGAAAGCAGACAAAAAGAAAGTAGCTAACAAGAAGGCTAAGAAAAAAAGCAGCAAAAAAGCGGCATAATGAGTAAAAACCACTAAGAAGAGATGATTCTCTTCCTAGTGGTTTCTTGTTAGAATGAACTCCAACCTCAATTCGTTGTTTCCTTTAGAAAACTCACTTCACCTATTAGCTTCAAACAGCCGAATGGATGAAAACATAGACATGATGCAAGTGACTATCGCTAAGCTGAAGAGAGTGTATAAGAATGATGGGGTTGCGAGCCAATGGTCAAATAACTTTGGCAGCAAGCTTTGATAAAAGACACTTGAAGTGAATAATACTAATATAATGGGACCAGCTGAGGCGATCGCTACATAGTATCCCCAACGGTAGTACAATGGATAAAAAACGCTCATCACAAATAGAAGCATGCTCAATACGATAATAACATCCTTCCATTTAGGAACTGGTGCAATGATAAAACCGCCGAATCCACCAGCAATTACGATATAAACAGTAACTGCGATGAGAAACCACATCAAGCCTTCTATATATTTTGCTACGACCATTTGTGTACGAGTGATCGGCAAGGTATGAATTAAAAGGGAGCGATCCGGATTTTGTTTATCCGGCATATTAGAGATCATGACATAATAAGCCGAAACAGCAAATACAAACACGATAAATTGATACGAATGGCCAGCTGTTATACTCGTTAAAAAGATAAATGGAGTCATAAATAATAACAGTCGATTCATCCCTTGAATATCTAATACCATTAAATTTTTCATCTGCTTATTCCTCCTCGTAAATTAGAGCAAGCATCTCTGTTAATTCAGGAAGAGACATTTGAAAAGCCTTGCTTTGTCTGACCACTGTGGTTAATTGATCTTCAATAATTTTCAATTGTTTTTCTTTTAATAATTCAGGGTTTTGTGCTGATACGTAAGAACCTTTGCCAGGATATGTCTCAATATAACCCTCTCGTTCCAATTCTTCATACGCTTTTTTCGTCGTAATCACACTAATCTGTAACTCTTTCGCTAGCTTACGGATCGATGGCAGCGCTGTTTTTTCCTGAAGTTCACCGCACAAAATTTGCTCTTTAATTTGTCGCTGAATCTGTGCATAGATCGGCTCATCGCCACTGTTCGTAATGCGAATATGTAAAGCCATCCTCCTCCCTCCTTTCCTCGTTAAGAGCGATATTTCTCATACAAACGAACACAGAGTAAGTAGCTAAATCCAATGATCAGCCCTGTCACTGCTAACATTCCTAATAGATATAACGGTTGACTAAATAAAAATAAACACTCTTGCATTAATCCTGTCCCCACTAAAACGCCAAACATAAAACTGCAAGAAAAAAGGATAATAAACATCCCAAAAACGCCACTAACATAATAGCCAAATCGATAATACATCATATGATAAATTGAACTAGCAACAAAGTGAAGCAGGCATATAACAACTACATCTTGCCAACTTAGCATCGATACAGTGATTCCAATATTGATGAAAGAAATTACAGCCCCAGTAATGATATAAATGATAAAACTAATCGCAAGCACTGGTATGCTCACTAAAAAACGAGCGCCGACCAGTTGTTTTCTCCACACTGGTAAGGATTGAGCTAAAAAACGAGTGCTCGGTTGTTCCCGATCGCTTTGACTCAAAGAGATAACACAAAAAAAAGAGAGTATAAATACATACAGAATGGCTCCCATATTCACATATCCGTCCGTCATCGCCAAACGCAATAATATCAGTGCTGTCGCCGAATACATTAGATAAAAAATCGGTCGAATAAGTGTCAATTCTCGAATCACAAGCTGAATCACTTCACCCCCTCCTTCACAAAAAAGTACATAATTTGATCAAGCGTCGGCTTTTCAAGTGAAAGGCGATCTCCATATTTTTCACGCAACAGCGCACCTTTTTCCGTTAACGCTTCAAAGCCAACACTTGTTTTTCTAATATGAATCAAGTGTGACTTCACCTCACCTACTATTTCGGTCGGACCTTTCACGATTTGAAAATGGTCAAGCAATTCATCTTTTTCCTTGCTAAAAACGATCCGTCCATTGTTAATCATCGTGATATAATCAGCAATGCTTTCAAGGTCCGTCGTAATATGTGTAGAGAAAAAAATCGCTTTATTCTCGTCCTGAATCACTTCAAGCAAGATATCAAGAAGCTCTCGACGAAAAACCGGATCGAGTCCTGCTGTTGGCTCATCCATGATAATCAATTCCGCTTCATGCGATAAAGCGAAGGCTAATGCCAGCTTCATTTTCATTCCTTTAGATAAGCTCTTCACTTTTTGCTTGCGATTTAATCCAAATTTCTCCAAATACTCGTAAAAAGTCGAATCACTCCACTGCGAATAAAACGGTGCCACCATTTTTTTATTTGCTTCAATCGTTAAATGATCAAAGTAAATATTTTCATCTGCTACAAAGCCGATGCGATCTTTAATCTCCTTCGTGGCCTCCGCATGTGTTTTGCCGAAAAGCTTAATTGTTCCTTGCTCATAAGGAATAAAATCCATTATACATTTAATCAACGTGGATTTCCCCGCCCCGTTTGGACCGATAAATCCCATTATAAAGCCTTTTCTTACTGATAAACTGACATCATCCAAACTGAAATTCTTAAATGTTTTTGATACGTGCTGTACCTCTAAAATATGTTCCATCCTATTCAGGCAGCTTCTTCCACTGCCCTCTCCCTCCTTTTCAACCTGTTCATACTGTATATATTAAATATAAACAGTATGAACAGATGTGTCAACAAAAAAATGGAAGACTACTCATGCAGTCTTCCACTCACCACCAATACGGCTCATCCTCACTACTTAACTCCACAAACGATAGATTCAATAAAACAAGCAGAAAAACCGAACTCCAATATGTTAATGTAAGTCGGTTTGTCGTTTTGGCAGAAATATATTGCTTAGTCCCACAGTATGGACAAGCGAGGCCGTTTTTTGAAAAGCCTGCTCGAAGTATCTCTCTCCTGTTCCATTTTTTTTGACAACTTTGACAATGAGCCATATGTAATCCCTTTTTTCTTTTCCTTCTTATACGTATGGCACGAGCAAAAAGTTTCTATCGACAAGGAAGAGCCGTCTCATAAGTAGTTGAGACGGCTCTTTTTCTGCACCGAAAGCGAAGCGACAGGTGCAAAAAAACTAATTTAATGGTATTTTCAAATAAGAAGTATCGTCCCAAAAGTTTGCGATATAGACTTTTGGAACATCCCCTAGATATTATAAAAATGACTGTTCTTCTTGGATTTCGCGCTTAAAACCTTCGATGCTTTCTTGTCGCTTTTCATTATTCGCTTTAATCTTCTCAATTTGCGCCGCGCTTTCTGCATGATCGAGCGACTCATTTGCCTCGTGGATATTGTCCATCGTGTTATTCATCATTTGTTCCATCTTCGCGACTTTCGTTGCATGCCCGTTTGCTTCGGCAATATTGGCCGCTGTGTTCTCTTTCATTTGATTCTCATTTGATTGGCTCATGTTATTCCCTCCAAGTAAGTATCATGATCCATTGATCACATCTGGCTGTTTCCCAGATTTGTCTTGCATTTTTTGACCTTTATTTCCGCCGGCTGCCTTTTGCTGTGTGCCCAATTGATTTGGCGCAAAATCTTTGCTATTTCTTTTTGGATTACCCACACTAATCACCTCCTACCACTAATATGCCCTGTTGGTTCGGAGATAT
Proteins encoded in this region:
- a CDS encoding ABC transporter ATP-binding protein, translated to MEHILEVQHVSKTFKNFSLDDVSLSVRKGFIMGFIGPNGAGKSTLIKCIMDFIPYEQGTIKLFGKTHAEATKEIKDRIGFVADENIYFDHLTIEANKKMVAPFYSQWSDSTFYEYLEKFGLNRKQKVKSLSKGMKMKLALAFALSHEAELIIMDEPTAGLDPVFRRELLDILLEVIQDENKAIFFSTHITTDLESIADYITMINNGRIVFSKEKDELLDHFQIVKGPTEIVGEVKSHLIHIRKTSVGFEALTEKGALLREKYGDRLSLEKPTLDQIMYFFVKEGVK
- a CDS encoding GntR family transcriptional regulator; translation: MALHIRITNSGDEPIYAQIQRQIKEQILCGELQEKTALPSIRKLAKELQISVITTKKAYEELEREGYIETYPGKGSYVSAQNPELLKEKQLKIIEDQLTTVVRQSKAFQMSLPELTEMLALIYEEE
- a CDS encoding TIGR04104 family putative zinc finger protein produces the protein MAHCQSCQKKWNRREILRAGFSKNGLACPYCGTKQYISAKTTNRLTLTYWSSVFLLVLLNLSFVELSSEDEPYWW
- a CDS encoding ABC-2 transporter permease gives rise to the protein MIQLVIRELTLIRPIFYLMYSATALILLRLAMTDGYVNMGAILYVFILSFFCVISLSQSDREQPSTRFLAQSLPVWRKQLVGARFLVSIPVLAISFIIYIITGAVISFINIGITVSMLSWQDVVVICLLHFVASSIYHMMYYRFGYYVSGVFGMFIILFSCSFMFGVLVGTGLMQECLFLFSQPLYLLGMLAVTGLIIGFSYLLCVRLYEKYRS
- a CDS encoding YvrJ family protein — encoded protein: MEQLLPFIQDVGFPIAVTFYLLYRMEAKLDAVIQSIQTLPEKMRE
- a CDS encoding DUF2922 domain-containing protein encodes the protein MAKTLQLHFTTDLGKTASLTLDYPKEPVDPALVKQSMEAIIAANVFNSTNGKFVTIKEANLIDRTVTNIVIE
- a CDS encoding DUF1659 domain-containing protein; this encodes MAETMLSKSTLRLVFNHGVDTKGQPILKSKTFSNIDEMATATNLQTASQAIAALVEKPMVMIVRNDLSEIN
- a CDS encoding acid-soluble spore protein N gives rise to the protein MGNPKRNSKDFAPNQLGTQQKAAGGNKGQKMQDKSGKQPDVINGS
- a CDS encoding ABC-2 transporter permease — encoded protein: MKNLMVLDIQGMNRLLLFMTPFIFLTSITAGHSYQFIVFVFAVSAYYVMISNMPDKQNPDRSLLIHTLPITRTQMVVAKYIEGLMWFLIAVTVYIVIAGGFGGFIIAPVPKWKDVIIVLSMLLFVMSVFYPLYYRWGYYVAIASAGPIILVLFTSSVFYQSLLPKLFDHWLATPSFLYTLFSLAIVTCIMSMFSSIRLFEANR